One genomic window of Ctenopharyngodon idella isolate HZGC_01 chromosome 18, HZGC01, whole genome shotgun sequence includes the following:
- the tars3 gene encoding threonine--tRNA ligase 1, cytoplasmic isoform X1, translating to MAERMAARLSVQEEQIEALSREIRRLQDGLTGGFDFSTLASGPSLDALRTENEKLKYRLLHLRRSLRTEQELEEQKQRTKTQKNQNQNKTEEPKEKIRPKQNAAPSRSSASDVQEKNKKKEKVKVETAGELKPWPGFVSDRLELYERLRKESDALLAERAASAHSISVQLPDGQTLKATAWVSSPYQLACAISQGLADNCVIARVNGELWDLDRPLEADCSLELLRFDHEDAQAVYWHSSAHILGEAMERFYGGCLCYGPPIENGFYYDMFLDGQKGVSSTEFSDLELICRGIMKDKQPFERLEISKETLLQMFKYNKFKCRILNEKVSTPTTTVYRCGPLIDLCRGPHVRHTGKIKALKIYKNSSTYWEGRSDMETLQRIYGISFPDSKMLKEWERFQEEAKNRDHRKIGKDQELFFFHDLSPGSCFFLPRGAFIYNTLTEFIREEYCRRGFQEVASPNIYNSKLWETSGHWQHYSENMFSFPVEQDVFALKPMNCPGHCLMFSHRPRSWRELPLRLADFGVLHRNELSGTLTGLTRVRRFQQDDAHIFCTIDQIESEMKGCLDFLRCVYDVFGFSFQLYLSTRPEKFLGDVAVWNQAEKQLENSLNEFGEPWKLNPGDGAFYGPKIDIKIKDAIGRYHQCATIQLDFQLPVRFNLTYVGKDGDDKARPVIIHRAILGSVERMIAILTENYAGKWPLWLSPRQVMLVPVNPTLEEYAKQVCKRFVEAGFMADADLDSSCLLNKKIRNAQLSQYNFILVVGEKERVTNSVNVRTRDNKVHGELPLEEVMARLTLLRQSRCRSAEEDF from the exons ATGGCGGAGCGCATGGCTGCACGTTTGTCCGTTCAGGAGGAGCAGATCGAGGCGTTGAGTCGAGAGATCCGCCGCCTGCAGGACGGACTGACGGGCGGATTCGACTTCAGCACCCTGGCCAGCGGCCCGAGCCTGGACGCGCTGCGCACCGAGAACGAGAAGCTGAAGTACCGACTGCTGCACCTCCGCCGGAGCCTCCGAACCGAGCAGGAGCTGGAGGAGCAGAAGCAGAGGACAAAGACCCAGAAGAACCAGAACCAGAACAAGACTGAAGAACCAAAGGAGAAGATCCGTCCAAAG cagaaTGCTGCACCATCTCGATCCAGTGCATCAGATGTTCAAGAGAAGAACAAGAAGAAGGAGAAAGTGAAGGTCGAGACAGCAGGAGAG CTGAAGCCGTGGCCTGGTTTCGTCTCTGATCGTCTGGAGCTGTATGAGCGGCTGAGGAAGGAGAGCGATGCTCTTCTGGCCGAGCGGGCGGCGAGCGCTCACTCCATCAGCGTTCAGCTCCCGGATGGACAGACGCTGAAGGCCACAGCCTGGGTCAGCAGCCCGTATCAGCTGGCCTGTGCCATCAG TCAGGGTCTTGCGGATAACTGTGTGATCGCGCGTGTGAACGGAGAACTGTGGGATCTGGACCGACCGCTGGAGGCCGACTGCAGTCTGGAGCTGCTGCGCTTCGACCATGAGGACGCTCAGGCC GTGTACTGGCACTCCAGCGCTCACATCCTCGGAGAGGCCATGGAGCGTTTCTATGGCGGGTGTCTCTGCTACGGGCCGCCCATCGAGAACGGCTTCTACTACGACATGTTCCTGGACGGACAGAA AGGAGTGTCGAGCACAGAGTTCAGTGATCTGGAGCTCATCTGCAGAGGAATCATGAAGGACAAGCAGCCGTTTGAGAGACTGGAGATCAGTAAGGAAACACTGCTGCAGATGTTCAAG TACAACAAGTTCAAGTGTCGCATCCTGAACGAGAAGGTTTCCACGCCGACCACGACGGTCTACAG GTGCGGTCCTCTGATCGATCTGTGTCGCGGGCCGCATGTACGACACACGGGCAAGATCAAAGCGCTGAAGATCTATAAG AATTCCTCCACGTACTGGGAAGGCCGCTCTGATATGGAGACCCTTCAGCGGATCTATGGAATCTCTTTTCCTGACAGCAAAATGCTGAAGGAATGGGAACGTTTCCAGGAGGAAGCTAAAAACAGAGACCATCGCAAGATCGGGAAG GATCAAGAACTTTTCTTCTTCCACGATCTGAGTCCAGGAAGCTGCTTCTTTCTGCCGCGAGGCGCTTTTATCTACAACACACTGACCGAGTTCATCAGG gaggAATACTGCCGACGCGGCTTTCAGGAGGTGGCGTCTCCAAACATCTATAACAGCAAACTGTGGGAGACGTCGGGTCACTGGCAGCATTACAGTGAAAACATGTTCTCCTTCCCTGTGGAGCAGGACGTCTTCGCTCTGAAGCCCATGAACTGCCCTGGACACTG TCTGATGTTCAGTCATCGGCCGCGCTCCTGGCGTGAACTTCCTCTCAGACTGGCCGACTTCGGCGTGTTGCACCGTAACGAGCTCTCGGGAACGCTGACGGGTCTGACGAGGGTCCGGCGCTTCCAGCAGGACGACGCTCATATATTCTGCACTATTGATCAG ATCGAGTCTGAGATGAAGGGCTGTCTGGATTTCTTGCGCTGCGTCTACGATGTCTTCGGCTTCTCCTTCCAGCTGTATCTCTCCACGCGTCCGGAGAAGTTTCTGGGAGATGTTGCCGTGTGGAATCAAGCTGAGAAG cAACTGGAGAACAGCCTGAATGAGTTCGGAGAGCCGTGGAAGCTGAATCCAGGAGACGGGGCTTTTTACGGACCGAAG ATTGACATCAAGATTAAAGACGCCATCGGCCGTTATCACCAGTGCGCCACGATTCAGCTGGACTTCCAGTTACCCGTCCGCTTCAATCTCACATATGTGGG GAAAGATGGAGATGACAAGGCCCGACCGGTGATCATTCACCGCGCCATTCTGGGCTCCGTGGAGCGAATGATCGCCATCCTCACGGAGAACTACGCCGGGAAATG GCCGCTGTGGTTGTCTCCACGTCAGGTGATGCTGGTGCCGGTTAACCCAACTCTCGAAGAATACGCCAAACAG GTCTGTAAACGGTTCGTTGAAGCCGGTTTTATGGCCGATGCTGATTTGGATTCCAGTTGCCTTCTGAACAAGAAAATTCGTAACGCACAGCTGTCGCAGTACAACTTCATCCTGG TGGTGGGCGAGAAGGAGCGTGTCACTAACAGCGTGAACGTGCGCACGAGAGACAACAAAGTGCACGGAGAGCTGCCGCTGGAGGAGGTGATGGCCAGACTGACGCTCCTCAGACAGTCCAGGTGCCGCAGCGCTGAGGAAGACTTCTGA
- the tars3 gene encoding threonine--tRNA ligase 1, cytoplasmic isoform X2, translating to MAERMAARLSVQEEQIEALSREIRRLQDGLTGGFDFSTLASGPSLDALRTENEKLKYRLLHLRRSLRTEQELEEQKQRTKTQKNQNQNKTEEPKEKIRPKNAAPSRSSASDVQEKNKKKEKVKVETAGELKPWPGFVSDRLELYERLRKESDALLAERAASAHSISVQLPDGQTLKATAWVSSPYQLACAISQGLADNCVIARVNGELWDLDRPLEADCSLELLRFDHEDAQAVYWHSSAHILGEAMERFYGGCLCYGPPIENGFYYDMFLDGQKGVSSTEFSDLELICRGIMKDKQPFERLEISKETLLQMFKYNKFKCRILNEKVSTPTTTVYRCGPLIDLCRGPHVRHTGKIKALKIYKNSSTYWEGRSDMETLQRIYGISFPDSKMLKEWERFQEEAKNRDHRKIGKDQELFFFHDLSPGSCFFLPRGAFIYNTLTEFIREEYCRRGFQEVASPNIYNSKLWETSGHWQHYSENMFSFPVEQDVFALKPMNCPGHCLMFSHRPRSWRELPLRLADFGVLHRNELSGTLTGLTRVRRFQQDDAHIFCTIDQIESEMKGCLDFLRCVYDVFGFSFQLYLSTRPEKFLGDVAVWNQAEKQLENSLNEFGEPWKLNPGDGAFYGPKIDIKIKDAIGRYHQCATIQLDFQLPVRFNLTYVGKDGDDKARPVIIHRAILGSVERMIAILTENYAGKWPLWLSPRQVMLVPVNPTLEEYAKQVCKRFVEAGFMADADLDSSCLLNKKIRNAQLSQYNFILVVGEKERVTNSVNVRTRDNKVHGELPLEEVMARLTLLRQSRCRSAEEDF from the exons ATGGCGGAGCGCATGGCTGCACGTTTGTCCGTTCAGGAGGAGCAGATCGAGGCGTTGAGTCGAGAGATCCGCCGCCTGCAGGACGGACTGACGGGCGGATTCGACTTCAGCACCCTGGCCAGCGGCCCGAGCCTGGACGCGCTGCGCACCGAGAACGAGAAGCTGAAGTACCGACTGCTGCACCTCCGCCGGAGCCTCCGAACCGAGCAGGAGCTGGAGGAGCAGAAGCAGAGGACAAAGACCCAGAAGAACCAGAACCAGAACAAGACTGAAGAACCAAAGGAGAAGATCCGTCCAAAG aaTGCTGCACCATCTCGATCCAGTGCATCAGATGTTCAAGAGAAGAACAAGAAGAAGGAGAAAGTGAAGGTCGAGACAGCAGGAGAG CTGAAGCCGTGGCCTGGTTTCGTCTCTGATCGTCTGGAGCTGTATGAGCGGCTGAGGAAGGAGAGCGATGCTCTTCTGGCCGAGCGGGCGGCGAGCGCTCACTCCATCAGCGTTCAGCTCCCGGATGGACAGACGCTGAAGGCCACAGCCTGGGTCAGCAGCCCGTATCAGCTGGCCTGTGCCATCAG TCAGGGTCTTGCGGATAACTGTGTGATCGCGCGTGTGAACGGAGAACTGTGGGATCTGGACCGACCGCTGGAGGCCGACTGCAGTCTGGAGCTGCTGCGCTTCGACCATGAGGACGCTCAGGCC GTGTACTGGCACTCCAGCGCTCACATCCTCGGAGAGGCCATGGAGCGTTTCTATGGCGGGTGTCTCTGCTACGGGCCGCCCATCGAGAACGGCTTCTACTACGACATGTTCCTGGACGGACAGAA AGGAGTGTCGAGCACAGAGTTCAGTGATCTGGAGCTCATCTGCAGAGGAATCATGAAGGACAAGCAGCCGTTTGAGAGACTGGAGATCAGTAAGGAAACACTGCTGCAGATGTTCAAG TACAACAAGTTCAAGTGTCGCATCCTGAACGAGAAGGTTTCCACGCCGACCACGACGGTCTACAG GTGCGGTCCTCTGATCGATCTGTGTCGCGGGCCGCATGTACGACACACGGGCAAGATCAAAGCGCTGAAGATCTATAAG AATTCCTCCACGTACTGGGAAGGCCGCTCTGATATGGAGACCCTTCAGCGGATCTATGGAATCTCTTTTCCTGACAGCAAAATGCTGAAGGAATGGGAACGTTTCCAGGAGGAAGCTAAAAACAGAGACCATCGCAAGATCGGGAAG GATCAAGAACTTTTCTTCTTCCACGATCTGAGTCCAGGAAGCTGCTTCTTTCTGCCGCGAGGCGCTTTTATCTACAACACACTGACCGAGTTCATCAGG gaggAATACTGCCGACGCGGCTTTCAGGAGGTGGCGTCTCCAAACATCTATAACAGCAAACTGTGGGAGACGTCGGGTCACTGGCAGCATTACAGTGAAAACATGTTCTCCTTCCCTGTGGAGCAGGACGTCTTCGCTCTGAAGCCCATGAACTGCCCTGGACACTG TCTGATGTTCAGTCATCGGCCGCGCTCCTGGCGTGAACTTCCTCTCAGACTGGCCGACTTCGGCGTGTTGCACCGTAACGAGCTCTCGGGAACGCTGACGGGTCTGACGAGGGTCCGGCGCTTCCAGCAGGACGACGCTCATATATTCTGCACTATTGATCAG ATCGAGTCTGAGATGAAGGGCTGTCTGGATTTCTTGCGCTGCGTCTACGATGTCTTCGGCTTCTCCTTCCAGCTGTATCTCTCCACGCGTCCGGAGAAGTTTCTGGGAGATGTTGCCGTGTGGAATCAAGCTGAGAAG cAACTGGAGAACAGCCTGAATGAGTTCGGAGAGCCGTGGAAGCTGAATCCAGGAGACGGGGCTTTTTACGGACCGAAG ATTGACATCAAGATTAAAGACGCCATCGGCCGTTATCACCAGTGCGCCACGATTCAGCTGGACTTCCAGTTACCCGTCCGCTTCAATCTCACATATGTGGG GAAAGATGGAGATGACAAGGCCCGACCGGTGATCATTCACCGCGCCATTCTGGGCTCCGTGGAGCGAATGATCGCCATCCTCACGGAGAACTACGCCGGGAAATG GCCGCTGTGGTTGTCTCCACGTCAGGTGATGCTGGTGCCGGTTAACCCAACTCTCGAAGAATACGCCAAACAG GTCTGTAAACGGTTCGTTGAAGCCGGTTTTATGGCCGATGCTGATTTGGATTCCAGTTGCCTTCTGAACAAGAAAATTCGTAACGCACAGCTGTCGCAGTACAACTTCATCCTGG TGGTGGGCGAGAAGGAGCGTGTCACTAACAGCGTGAACGTGCGCACGAGAGACAACAAAGTGCACGGAGAGCTGCCGCTGGAGGAGGTGATGGCCAGACTGACGCTCCTCAGACAGTCCAGGTGCCGCAGCGCTGAGGAAGACTTCTGA
- the tm2d3 gene encoding TM2 domain-containing protein 3: MTANGLKWVFERGRNVMSSYMMLVLLLLDIYSNCVIGYLSSAHVGQDPLYTAQQSPVMSSPAALTASSASPVVSDNYTSRCPSGGLCSKLPAGCVSCALHHNCSYGRPANFSCRTRAGVHCVNERNVPQQNFTLTFPCRFCWQLDASQYRCSNSTSCLTVSCPRRRYNASCEVLEHVHCLGKRVFQKRLFCNWTGGYKWSTALALSITLGGFGADRFYLGQWREGLGKLFSFGGLGIWTLIDVLLIGVGYVGPADGSLYI, from the exons ATGACAGCGAACGGACTGAAATGGGTTTTTGAACGCGGACGGAACGTCATGAGCTCGTATATGATGCTGGTTCTGCTGCTGCTGGACATTTACTCGAACTGTGTGATCG GGTATCTGAGCTCGGCTCATGTGGGTCAGGACCCTCTGTACACGGCCCAGCAGAGCCCGGTGATGAGCAGCCCGGCGGCCCTGACCGCGTCCTCAG CGTCTCCAGTGGTCAGCGATAACTACACGTCCAGATGTCCCAGCGGTGGCCTCTGCTCCAAACTCCCCGCCGGATGCGTCAGCTGCGCGCTTCATCACAACTGCAGCTACGGCCGACCGGCCAACTTCAGCTGCAGAACACGAGCAGGCGTCCACTGCGTG AACGAGCGGAACGTGCCGCAGCAGAACTTCACGCTGACGTTCCCCTGTCGCTTCTGCTGGCAGCTGGACGCGTCTCAGTACCGCTGCTCCAACTCCACCAGCTGCCTGACGGTGTCGTGTCCTCGCAGACGCTACAACGCCTCCTGCGAGGTCCTGGAGCACGTGCACTGCTTGG GGAAGCGAGTGTTTCAGAAGCGTCTGTTCTGTAACTGGACGGGAGGATATAAGTGGTCCACGGCTCTGGCCCTCAG CATCACTCTGGGCGGCTTCGGTGCGGACCGCTTCTATCTGGGTCAGTGGAGAGAAGGTCTGGGGAAGCTCTTCAGCTTCGGCGGTCTGGGCATCTGGACCCTCATTGACGTGCTGCTGATCGGGGTGGGGTACGTGGGGCCGGCCGACGGATCGCTGTATATCTGA